A segment of the Odoribacter splanchnicus DSM 20712 genome:
TCTACAGCAAAAAGCATAAGTCGTATCTGAAAGTGTGAATAGTTATTAAAATTATGGAGATTTATTTAATGTATGGCATCTGTTAACTTAAAAAACGTTCGATTAAATCAGTCGAAAGTTTATAAAGTTCATAAATTCCCTGGACTCTGCGGGTACTTTGTTAATTGACAATTGTCATTTGACAATTGATAATGTATCTTTAAACCTATGGTTTGTTTTTTATTTATTTGATAATCAATGATTATCTTCTTTATTCTTGCTCTCATTTTTCTTTTATTTTTCATTCTTTAACGGAAGCGAAGCTTCCAATATCTGTCAATTGTCGGTTATCGTTTGTCCATTTTTCTTCTGGCGGATTTTCGCCAAAAGAATCGAACGTTTTTTGTGTAATCTAACAAATACATTTTATGAAAGGTAAACAAATTTTTTATTGGCTGAGTTTATTATTATGTCTGGCGGTGGCAGGATGTAGTAGTGACGGAGAAGACGAGGTTACGCCTAAAGATGAACCGGGAGAAGAAGGAGGAGGGGAACAGACCGGCCGGGAAGTATGGAGCTTCGATGTAAAAGTAATGCTCGACCGGGCGACTTTTAAATCTTACGGTTCTTCCGCAAACGTTGTAAACAATAAATTGAAACAGCGTTTTAAAGAAGTAAGAGAGCTTTACCATGGGAAAAAAGGAATCACCTATTTCGATGCCGATATAGAATTTGTCCCTTTCTTCGACGAAACTTGTGTATACGATTGTTCTTCTCAGGAAGTCCTGGATCATGCTGTGACCTATCGGGGCGATTATCCTTATCTTGTGATGTTCGACGGTAAAGTCGGTGATTTTTCCGATGAACGGGTACATAGCGATTGGACCGGCTGGGGGATCGAGGTCGTTTGCATTTCCGATAACAATAAAGGAGCACCTGACGGCGGGGCCACTACCTACGATATTTTATCCCCTTACAAAACTTCCGAATGCCTGGCCCATGAATTAGGGCATGCCCGCGGAGTTCCCGATATCTATGCGATGGAAGTGAAAACGAACCCGATCAGCGGGACCTTGTTCAGCCCGGTGACCTGTATGATGAATATTTGCTGGGGGGGAGATTCCTGGAGCGAATATGCACAATTACTGATCAACCGGAATAAAAATCTGGTGCGGGGACAAGAAGGATTCATTCCGTTGGAAGAACCCAAATATCCGAAGAACTTAGTGTTGAATATTACCCGGGACGGACAACCGGTGAAATATGCGGCAGTCAATATCTACCGGGAGGAAATGTATAAAAACACTGTCGATGTTACTGCTTTTATGAAAAAAACACTGGGGACCGACGGCTTGTTGAGCTTATCACCGGTCACTCTGTTCAATGGTGCGGGAGGAGGGATCGGATATGGCGTCCTCTTGATCGAAGTCGTTGACGGAGAGAGCAAAACCTACCGTTATATTCCGGTTTATGAGGTTCAGATCGCTTATTTGAAAGGAGATACGGACCAATATACGATAGAAATAAAATGTGATTGAAGAGTAAGGGGTAAGTAACCTCTCTTATACATACAATTACTTATTACAAACCATTAAATGATGTCTTATGAAGAAAATGCTAAAAGTAAACATGTTGCGTTTGCTATTGGGGATGTCGACTCTGGTATTTTTTGGTATATCAGGTAGTTTTACAGCCTATGCCGGCGATACGCCGGCAGCGCCACAGCAACATAAACGGGTAGTGAAAGGAAGGGTTACCGATAAAAAGACCGGAGAACCCATTGTCGGAGCTACGGTATGGTTTAAGGAATCGACCAGCGGAACAGCAACGGATGCTGCCGGAAATTATTCGCTCAACCGCCCTCAGGGAAATGCAATCCTTTCGGTGTCTTTTATCGGATATAAAAGCCAGGAAGTGGTATTAGGAAAAGAAGATGTGATTAATTTCCAGTTGGAAGAAACCAGTGAAATGATCGAGGAAGCCGTTGTCGTCGGTTATGGATCTCAACGTAAAGAGAGTGTAATCGGAGCGATCACGACTGTCGGAGTGGCTGAACTGAAACAACCGACGGGACAGATCAGTAACAGTCTGGCGGGGCGTCTGGCCGGTGTGGTTGCTGTGCAGCGAAGCGGTGAACCCGGGCAAAGTTCCGAGTTCTGGATCCGGGGAATCAGTACTTTCGGTGCCAACAAAGACCCGTTGATCCTGGTCGATGGAGTGGAAAGAAGTCTCGACTTGCTGGACCCCGAAGATATCGAATCTTTTTCTATCCTGAAAGATGCTACGGCAACAGCCGTCTACGGAGTGCGGGGAGCGAACGGGGTGATCATCGTGAATACCCGGCGGGGAAAAGAGGGACGACCCGATATCAACGTGAAAGCACAGGTCGGTATCCTTACACCTACCAAAGTGCCCAAAATGGCGAACTCGGCTACCTGGGCCGAGATGTATAATGTAGCCCGTACTTCTCACGATAAGGCTCCTCTGTATACTCCTGAAGAAATTCAAAAATACAAAGATCACAGTGATCCCTATTTGTATCCCGATATCGATTGGTTGGATGCTTTAATGAAAAATCATACTACTCAACAACGGGTGAATCTGAATGTCACCGGTGGGGGGAGTATTGCCCGTTATTATATTTCAGGCGCTTTCTTTAACGAAAACGGTTTGTTTATCAGTGATCCCGAACATGAATGGGATTCCAGGATCAATTACAAACGCTATAATTTCACTTCTAATGTGGATGTAAACCTTCATCCCACTACGATTCTGAAACTGAATATCGGTGGAAGTATGGAGACCAAACATCAGCCATACAACAGTATTAGCTCGATATTTAACGATGCGATGAATACTTCTCCGAACGTGATGCCTTTATTTTATCCCGATCGGGATGAGGATGGGGCTGTTCGTTATGCCGAATACGGGGAGGCAGTTCCGAATCCTTATAATACTTTGACTCAGGCAGGGTATAACGATAACTGGTGGACTAAGATAAACGCCATGATAGCTCTGGAACAGGATTTTTCGAAATTGGTGACCGAAGGGTTGAAGGCTGAAATTAAATTTTCATTCGATGCCAATTCCTGGAATCAGATTTTGCGGGGAGGTTCGCCTCATACCTGGTACGCCCGGATGAGAGATGATGATAATAATTTGGTATACGAGGAAAAGTCGTTAGGTTCAAATACGTTAAGCTATACTTCTTATGCGAATGGAGAACGCGCTTTATATTTGGAAGGACGTATCAACTACGACCGGCTGTTCGGGAAACATCGGGTTGGAGCACTCTTTTTATACAACCAGCGGAATTATCAGGTAGCTGCCGGTTCTTCTATCGACGCTTTGCCTTACCGGGATCAGGGGCTTGCCGGACGAGTGACTTATTCTTACGACGACCGGTATTTTATCGAAGGAAATTTCGGGTATAACGGATCGGAGAACTTTGCCAGCGGTAATCGTTTCGGTTTCTTTCCGGCAGGTGCTATCGGCTGGATTGTTTCGAATGAAAAATTCATGGGTGGTGTAACCCATATCATCGATATGTTGAAATTGAAAGCTTCTATCGGTCAGAGTGGTAACGACGAAATCGGAGGAGGACGGCGTTTCGTGTATTTGCCTACGATTGTCGGAGCTTACGGAACGTATTGGGGTACTTCCCATACCTATACCGGAGGTACTGCTGTCGGAGAGTATGCCAATGAGGATGTGTCGTGGGAAGTATCTACCAAAACAAATGTCGGTTTTGAATTGTCTTTATTCAATGCTTTACGTTTACAAGCCGATTATTTTTACGAAAGACGGAAAGGTATTTTTGTTCAACGGCAGTCGTTACCCGATTATGTCGGGGTATCTACCATGCCGTGGTCCAATGTCGGAAAGATGCAGAATCAGGGAATCGATGCAACGCTCGAATTCGATAAAAGTTTCGGTGAGTTTTTCTTGTCGGCCCGGGGAACCTTTACGTATGCCCGCAACAAACAAATCGATAACGATCAACCCGATTATATCGATAAATACCGGAACCGGAACGGACAAAAATATGGCCAGCAATTCGGTCTCATAGCACTCGGATTGTTTAAAGATGAAACGGAGATTGCCAATAGCCCTTCCCAGTTCGGTACTTCCTACCTCAAACCCGGAGACATCAAATATAAAGATATCAATGGAGACGGCGTAATCGACGATGCCGACGAAGTGCCTATCGGTTATTCCGATGTACCGGAAATTGTATACGGTATGGGAGTAAGTATGAATTACAAAGGATTCGATTTATCGTTGTTTTTCCAGGGGGTGGCCCGGACGACTTTTTTCCTGGGAGATGCCTATTTCCCGTTCAATTATCCGAATATCGGACGGACAGGTTTTCTGGATGATTTGAAAGATAAATATTTCGATCCGGCCAAACAGAATTTCGATGCAGAAATCCCTCTCTTGTATGATGAAGGATGGCATGGGAGCAACTATAAAAATTCCACCTGGTGGCAACGCAGCGGAGCTTTCCTGCGTTTGAAAACTGCTGAACTCGGGTATACTTTACCGAAATCGGTGACTCAAAAATTGCGTTTGAAAACAGTGCGTTTCTTCGTTTCCGGTACGAATCTCCTCACTTTTGCCAAGGATGTGAAACTCTGGGATCCGGAAATCAATTCAACGGACGGACGTGGTTATCCTTTGATGCGTACCGCTAATTTCGGCGTGAACATTAACTTCTAACCTAAAACATGAAGATTATGAAATCAAAAATACTTTTTTATATCGCTGTCGGTTTGGCTTTTCTGACCGTTTCGTGTGATTCGTACCTGGATAAAGAGCCCGACGATATGCAAACGATCGAGGGGGTATTCGCTAAACGTAGCACTACCGAGCAATATCTGGCCAATGCTTATGCTTACTTGCCGGAACAGTATGATGCGGTATGTATCGTTCCGCCGATGTATGGCTGGCCTTTTGTACCTGCCAGCGATGAGGCGGAATGGGGTGCTGTTCGGGTGTATGCTTTTATGCAGAACGGTACTTTGTCGGCCTCCAATCCTTCTCTTAACTTCTGGACTCCTCTTTATCGCGGAATCCGGGAAACCAATGTATTCCTCGAACATGTGGGAGAATGTAAAGAATTGGAAGATGGCGAACTGGAAGCCTGGACTGCCGAAGCCAGATATATCAATGTGATGTGTCATTATTGGTTGGCTATGATTTATGGACCTATCGTGTTGGTGAAAAATGAGATTATCGATGTAAATTCCACGATTTATCGGGAAAGAGACTCCTGGGAAGATTGTGTGAAGTGGATTTGTGATGAGTTGGAAGCTGTGGCTTACGAGTTGCCACCGACTCAGGGAGATACTTACAAAGGTAAACCGACCCGTGGTGCTGCCCTGGCCTATCGTTCCCGTTTATTGCTTTATACGGCAAGTCCCTTATTTAACGGTAATGCTTATTTTTCATCGGTAAAGAAAAAAGACGGAACGGCTTTATTCCCGACAACCAAAGATCCGGAAAAATGGAGAGTGGCTGCCAATGCTGCCAAGAACTTTATCGATATGTGTGAAGACGGTTCCCTGCCTCATCAGCTGTTGACCGGTTCGGATGAAGAGAATGCAAAAGGGAAAACCTACAAAAGAGTATTTATCGAGGCTTGGAACAGTGAATTGATCGATGCCGAATTTCCCGGAGCAAACAATACGTATTACGTTTATTTACTGGAACAAGGACCTGCTCCGAACGGAGATCGTTTCCTGAATGGGCATGCCACCAATTGTGCCACTCAGTTCCAGGTAGACGCTTATGCCATGGAAAACGGGCGTTATCCGATTACCGGCTATAACAACGACGGTTCGCCGGTGATCGACGAGGAATCCGGTTATACAGAATCCGGCTTTTCCACTTTTACCGTACCTACTTTTGATTTGGACTACAAAGGTTTTACCAGCGAGATGTTCAATATGTATAAAAACCGGGAACCCCGTTTTTATGCCAGTATATTCTATAACGAAGGGGTATGGCCGAATACGGTAACCGATAAACCGGTGTATATCAATAAATACGGAACCGACGGCAGTAATAGTTCGGACTATAACCGTACCGGGTATTTGATTACTAAATTCGTTCATCCGGGATCGACCCTGAATCCCTACAATCTGAATTATGAACGGAGTTGGTCGAATTTCCGCTATGCCGAGATTTTACTGAATTATGTGGAAGCAAAGATTGAGCTGGGTGAGTTGGACGACGAGGTATTGGGCTATTGGAATGCCGTGCGTAACCGGGGTGGTGTGCCGGATATCGAGACCGTATATCCGGATGTAAAAAGCGACCAGAATCTGGCACGTGACCTGATCCATCGGGAACGTCAGGTGGAATTTGCTTTCGAAAATATCCGCTGGTTCGATGCTAATCGCTGGAAGATTGCAACGGAGACCAATCATGGGAAAACCTACGGTATGAATGTAAACATATCTTCTAAGAATGCTTTGCGTTCCGAATATTATCAGCGTACGGCTTTCGAAACCCGTGTTTTCCTCGAAAGACAGTATTTACAGCCGATTCCACAGACTGCTATTATGAAGAATCCGGATCTGAAACAGAATCCCGGTTGGTAATGTTTAACCTCTAAACGAAAAAAGATGAAAATCAAATATTTAATTCTTTGTTTTGTCGCTTCTTTATTGGCTTCGTGCGGAGAAATCGACGAGTCGAATCTGAAGCTCTATCCTTCCAAACTTTATCTGGGAGTGAGTGGTTACAACCTGCAAGAAATATACGATCTGGGCGAAGAATCTTTGGTATGGGATGTATATGTGGATAAGAGCGGTTATTACGATAATGCCGCCGAAGTAGAATTGTCGTATGATCCGACAGTACTGACCGATTATCAGGAGCTGACTCAGGAGGGACTGGATTTCGAAGTATTACCTGAGCATGTCGGTACTTTGGGGCAAAAACGCCTGAGTCTGGCTGCCGACGCCACCTTGGGAGGTACACAACTGACTTTCGATATGACTACTCTTCGAACACTGATTCCGAAAGATGAAGAAGTGAAGTACGTTTATCCGGTACGGATCAAGAGCCTGACCGAGGGGGTAGAGGTCAATACCGATAAAGATTACCTGTTGCTGGCGATCCGGCTGAATACACCTCAGGCAAATTTGCGCGGAAGAGGGAGTTTGATAGAGGTAAGCTGTGATCCGTGGCGGAATGTCAATATGGATAAAGTCACTGTTCCTTTGGTCATAGACTTGCCTTTCGAGAATAAAGATATGGAGCTGACCTTTACCTATGAAGCCGACCCGGATTTACTCGTTACCTATAATCGGCAGAATGGTACTTCTTATGAACTTTTACCAGATTGTTATACGACTCCGGAATTGAAAATTAAGGCAGGAGAAGTAACTACTACAGCGGAGATCGAAGTGACTCCGACCAGCTTGACTGCTGCACCTGGTGGAAAAGAGTATCTTTTGCCAATACGGATAACGGGATGTGATAATTCTTCGGTAAAGATTCAGGATGGTGCTGTTACTTATTTGTCAATTAATATGAGAGATAAGTATACGGGTTCCTGGACAATGACTATTTTAGATGGAGAGAGTGGTATTTCAACTAGCCCAGGTGCTGTTATAAATGCACAACTTTATCATTTAAAAGCAATGAAAAAAAGTGGTTTGGGAGATGCAAGTTGCCAGAATCTAATTAATAATGTTTCTGATGAGGAAGTTATTTTTAGTCCTGGCTGGGCAGGTACGTTCTGGGATCAGACAACTCAAGCATTTAAAATAACAGAGGAAGATGTTGGAAATGAACGAAAGAAAGTAGAGATTATATATGGCTGGAATGGCGATGTT
Coding sequences within it:
- a CDS encoding SusC/RagA family TonB-linked outer membrane protein codes for the protein MKKMLKVNMLRLLLGMSTLVFFGISGSFTAYAGDTPAAPQQHKRVVKGRVTDKKTGEPIVGATVWFKESTSGTATDAAGNYSLNRPQGNAILSVSFIGYKSQEVVLGKEDVINFQLEETSEMIEEAVVVGYGSQRKESVIGAITTVGVAELKQPTGQISNSLAGRLAGVVAVQRSGEPGQSSEFWIRGISTFGANKDPLILVDGVERSLDLLDPEDIESFSILKDATATAVYGVRGANGVIIVNTRRGKEGRPDINVKAQVGILTPTKVPKMANSATWAEMYNVARTSHDKAPLYTPEEIQKYKDHSDPYLYPDIDWLDALMKNHTTQQRVNLNVTGGGSIARYYISGAFFNENGLFISDPEHEWDSRINYKRYNFTSNVDVNLHPTTILKLNIGGSMETKHQPYNSISSIFNDAMNTSPNVMPLFYPDRDEDGAVRYAEYGEAVPNPYNTLTQAGYNDNWWTKINAMIALEQDFSKLVTEGLKAEIKFSFDANSWNQILRGGSPHTWYARMRDDDNNLVYEEKSLGSNTLSYTSYANGERALYLEGRINYDRLFGKHRVGALFLYNQRNYQVAAGSSIDALPYRDQGLAGRVTYSYDDRYFIEGNFGYNGSENFASGNRFGFFPAGAIGWIVSNEKFMGGVTHIIDMLKLKASIGQSGNDEIGGGRRFVYLPTIVGAYGTYWGTSHTYTGGTAVGEYANEDVSWEVSTKTNVGFELSLFNALRLQADYFYERRKGIFVQRQSLPDYVGVSTMPWSNVGKMQNQGIDATLEFDKSFGEFFLSARGTFTYARNKQIDNDQPDYIDKYRNRNGQKYGQQFGLIALGLFKDETEIANSPSQFGTSYLKPGDIKYKDINGDGVIDDADEVPIGYSDVPEIVYGMGVSMNYKGFDLSLFFQGVARTTFFLGDAYFPFNYPNIGRTGFLDDLKDKYFDPAKQNFDAEIPLLYDEGWHGSNYKNSTWWQRSGAFLRLKTAELGYTLPKSVTQKLRLKTVRFFVSGTNLLTFAKDVKLWDPEINSTDGRGYPLMRTANFGVNINF
- a CDS encoding RagB/SusD family nutrient uptake outer membrane protein; translated protein: MKSKILFYIAVGLAFLTVSCDSYLDKEPDDMQTIEGVFAKRSTTEQYLANAYAYLPEQYDAVCIVPPMYGWPFVPASDEAEWGAVRVYAFMQNGTLSASNPSLNFWTPLYRGIRETNVFLEHVGECKELEDGELEAWTAEARYINVMCHYWLAMIYGPIVLVKNEIIDVNSTIYRERDSWEDCVKWICDELEAVAYELPPTQGDTYKGKPTRGAALAYRSRLLLYTASPLFNGNAYFSSVKKKDGTALFPTTKDPEKWRVAANAAKNFIDMCEDGSLPHQLLTGSDEENAKGKTYKRVFIEAWNSELIDAEFPGANNTYYVYLLEQGPAPNGDRFLNGHATNCATQFQVDAYAMENGRYPITGYNNDGSPVIDEESGYTESGFSTFTVPTFDLDYKGFTSEMFNMYKNREPRFYASIFYNEGVWPNTVTDKPVYINKYGTDGSNSSDYNRTGYLITKFVHPGSTLNPYNLNYERSWSNFRYAEILLNYVEAKIELGELDDEVLGYWNAVRNRGGVPDIETVYPDVKSDQNLARDLIHRERQVEFAFENIRWFDANRWKIATETNHGKTYGMNVNISSKNALRSEYYQRTAFETRVFLERQYLQPIPQTAIMKNPDLKQNPGW
- a CDS encoding DUF1735 domain-containing protein, coding for MKIKYLILCFVASLLASCGEIDESNLKLYPSKLYLGVSGYNLQEIYDLGEESLVWDVYVDKSGYYDNAAEVELSYDPTVLTDYQELTQEGLDFEVLPEHVGTLGQKRLSLAADATLGGTQLTFDMTTLRTLIPKDEEVKYVYPVRIKSLTEGVEVNTDKDYLLLAIRLNTPQANLRGRGSLIEVSCDPWRNVNMDKVTVPLVIDLPFENKDMELTFTYEADPDLLVTYNRQNGTSYELLPDCYTTPELKIKAGEVTTTAEIEVTPTSLTAAPGGKEYLLPIRITGCDNSSVKIQDGAVTYLSINMRDKYTGSWTMTILDGESGISTSPGAVINAQLYHLKAMKKSGLGDASCQNLINNVSDEEVIFSPGWAGTFWDQTTQAFKITEEDVGNERKKVEIIYGWNGDVYNYRVTNNQSWYEPATQTLHIEYDGVYDWGNYSVRRNFTNPVFN